The genomic window AACTCAATACACAGCGCTCTTCATTTACTCTAAAATTCTCCGAAAGACTTTGTCTTTCCTATGCCTCCTATACCCTACCTTCTCACTCCTCGTATCTCCTAGCTCTTTAAGAATAACTTCCCTCTGCTTTTGAAGACCACTTCAGATAACCTGAGGAACTTTCACTTGGTTTCGGGAGATGCTCCATCTTTAAAATGAACATTCTCCCTCTCCTTTTGTTTTAATTCCAACCCCACCCTCTTCATATCCTAATGTCCTACTTCTGTACCTCACTACTCACCAAACTTATCTTTGCACACACACCCACTAGACTTGCCAAGATTGCCTTCCACCGCACAACACTCTCTGGAGGCACTGGCTTTCCTGTCTGTACTATGTGGCTGTCCATTTTACCTGTATAGACATCTTTCCTCTAAACACAACGGGTCCTGGCAATCTCTTGCTTCCCTACCAGACCTCTGTGAACCATGCTTTTTAGGCCACCAGTGATGCCTTCAACTCCAAAATTTCCTATGTTCTCTCCCTGCACCCTCACTTTTTGCACATCCCCCTACTCAATTAGAACCTCTCAGCCTGGTCCTTGAACCTCTccaccactctctctctctctctactttATGCCATGTTGGGCTTCCCATCAGACATGCCCTGTCCCCTTATGTCTCTGCCTGGCAATCTGGGTATTTCTTTCTTGGACTGGGTAATCCATTTTATTAACGCTATTGATTCCCGCACCATCACCAGTCAGGGCTAAGGTTGGGGCATCAGTAAAGGTCCTCATTGGCTAGGCGGGCCTGCATGACCCCCAAATAGGCCCCACAGCGGGGATGGAGCGGTACCATACCAGTAGTAGTGTGGGAGCCAGGAAAACGCAGGTCCTTGTTCTTAATCACCCTTTCCCTGAGTAGATAGCTAGAAACTCCCCCACCCAGAGAATCCCTTTAACTACCTATCACGCTGTAAACTCTCTAAGCAACACTCTTCTTACAGTATAACTAGGTGGACAGAATTGGATTGTCTCTATCCCTGAATGCTGGCTTTCTCCTTTGTATTTTACATTTATTACTTTTCTTCCCTTATAATAAGAACCACAGAAAACGACagcaaaatgtattttatttatccAATTCAAATAATTTTTTGTATGATCCCCATTACTGGGATGTTTTGTGTTTAACAACATTCAAACTGGACATCATTGAGCGCTGTGTCATCTCCACGGCCTTGTGCTCGCTGCACCCTGGTTATGATACCACAGATGCCCTCCAAGCAAACTCCACTCCAGCTCCCGTAATTTCCCCAGTAGCCTCCATTTCCGGTCAGAACGGTGCGATCCGAGCATTGCATCATGATGTTGTTGGCCGCCGTGTCATCATCTTCACCCTGAGGTTTGTCAACTGTTAAGGAGAATCTTATCAGGTTTCCACTGGGACACCATGAAACGGAAGTCCAGGCCCCCCAACTGTGGAGAGAGACGCATCGGTTAGAGGGTTGGTATCACTATAATAATGTTAAGCAATGTTTTTCTACATGAGGACAGTGAGGAGAATGGGGACACTTTACCCTctcagggtatatgcacactatggaattacgGATTCTGCAACTCGTACCCGGTGGCGGACTCTGCCGGCTGCACGCATCTccactgcttccatagacttcattc from Dendropsophus ebraccatus isolate aDenEbr1 chromosome 1, aDenEbr1.pat, whole genome shotgun sequence includes these protein-coding regions:
- the LOC138767240 gene encoding vitelline membrane outer layer protein 1 homolog isoform X2 is translated as MTGYKKMLSWVALALLIQETLTYRRWISVNNGGYWGDWGILEECPPETSARGFSLKVERPLGSSGDDTALNTIKLHCATKGSTSARYTITSTEGNWGAWTSVSWCPSGNLIRFSLTVDKPQGEDDDTAANNIMMQCSDRTVLTGNGGYWGNYGSWSGVCLEGICGIITRVQRAQGRGDDTALNDVQFECC